The region AGGGAGTGCTTCATGCTGAGGCTGATCATATCACTCATGGCATCGACATGGCTCCTGATCGGGCCTGTCGCCGAAACCCGCGCTGACCGCATCAAGGATATCGCCTCCATCGCAGGTGTCCGAAGCAATCATCTGATTGGTTACGGGGTTGTGGTCGGGCTTGCCGGAACGGGGGACGGCTCCTCCACCCTGACGCAAGCCTCGCTTGAAACACTCATCCAGCAGTTCCGCATCAATATCGACGCAACCAATCTCAGTGCCAAGAACGCGGCAGCGGTGATGATCACCGCCAATCTGCCGCCTTTCGGCAAGCCGGGGCAGAATATTGATATCACGGTCTCCACCCTTGGCGGGGCGAAATCCTTGCGTGGTGGCACGCTCCTGATGACGCCGCTGCTTGGCGCCGACGGCCAGACCTATGCGATTGCCCAGGGAAATCTGGTGGTTGGCGGGCTCGGTGTTTCGGGCAATGACGGCTCATCGGTGATTGTCAATGTGCCCACCGTCGGCCGGATCCCGAACGGTGCGGTGATCGAACGCATGGTGGAAACGCCGTTTCTGAATAACGAGAACGTCATTCTCAACCTGCATCAGGGCGATTTCAGCACCGCCAACAACGTCGCCGATGCGGTCAATGATGTCTTTGGCGGGGATGTGGCGGTACCGCTTGACAGCTCATCGGTGAAGGTACGGGCGCCGGTTGATCCTTCCCAGCGGGTCAGTTTCGTCAGCCTGCTTGAAAATATCGATGTGGAAATGGCCCGGCCGAAAGCCCGGGTGATTGTCAATTCCCGCACCGGCACGATCGTGATCGGCGGGGATGTGCGCGTGACGCCGGCGGTGGTGACCCATGGCTCGCTCACCGTC is a window of Alphaproteobacteria bacterium LSUCC0684 DNA encoding:
- a CDS encoding flagellar basal body P-ring protein FlgI — protein: MASTWLLIGPVAETRADRIKDIASIAGVRSNHLIGYGVVVGLAGTGDGSSTLTQASLETLIQQFRINIDATNLSAKNAAAVMITANLPPFGKPGQNIDITVSTLGGAKSLRGGTLLMTPLLGADGQTYAIAQGNLVVGGLGVSGNDGSSVIVNVPTVGRIPNGAVIERMVETPFLNNENVILNLHQGDFSTANNVADAVNDVFGGDVAVPLDSSSVKVRAPVDPSQRVSFVSLLENIDVEMARPKARVIVNSRTGTIVIGGDVRVTPAVVTHGSLTVRVEEDTNVTTTATTTTTDGVTTTAPGDAVTTQDSQITIEQEPVKAFVFDPGTELSDIVDAINAVGAGPADLVTILEALREAGSLRAELIII